In the genome of Flavobacteriaceae bacterium YJPT1-3, the window ACGATTTTGATGAATTTTCTAATACGGAGGACGATGATTACGGCAACGACACTATTGAGACCGAGATCAATGTGGATGACTACCTGAGTGATGATGAGATTCCCAGCTATCGCTTAAATGCCAACAATTACAGTGCTGACGATGAGGAACGACAAATTCCTTATGCCTCCGGCACGACCTTCCATCAAACCCTAAAGACTCAACTCAATACCTATCGATTGAGTGAAACCGAGCGAGAGATCGCTGAGTTTCTGATCGGTAGCCTGGACGAAAGCGGCTATTTGAGACGAGCCATAGATGATATCGTGGATGATCTGGCGTTTACGCAAAATGTTTACACCGAAGCAGAGGTAGTAGAACGGATGCTTAAAATAGTCCAGCAACTCGATCCTGCCGGCGTCGGAGCCCGCAGTTTAGAGGAATGCCTGCTCTTGCAATTAGAACGCAAGACACCAACCGCATCCATCAGTCTGGCCATCGATATACTTGATCAGGCTTTCGATCATTTTAGCAAGAAACACTATAAAAAACTGATCAGTAAATTCGACATTACGGAAGATCAGTTGCGGGATGCTATTGAAGAAATTGAAAATCTAAATCCCAAGCCCGGCGGATCATTTGCAGGAAACACCCGTATGGTGGAACACGTGGTTCCCGACTTTACCATCCGTATCGTGGATGGCGAACTGGAGCTCACTCTGAATGGTAGAAACGCCCCTGAACTCCACGTTTCCAGAGAATACAGCAATATGTTGAAAGGCTATAAGGCCGCTAAAGAAAAAAGTAAGGCGCAAAAAGACGCAGTACTTTTTATCAAACAGAAACTGGACGCTGCCAAGTGGTTTATTGATGCCATCCGGCAACGTCAGCAAACGCTATTCGTGACCATGAGCTCCATCATGAACTACCAAAAAGAGTATTTTCTGACCGGAGATGAGCGCAATCTACGCCCCATGATCCTGAAAGATATTGCGGATGAAATTGATATGGATGTGAGCACCGTCTCCAGGGTAGCGAACTCCAAGTATGTGGATACGCCCTACGGTACGAAGCTGATCAAAGAATTCTTTAGCGAAAGCATGACCAATGACCAGGGAGAAGAGGTCTCCACGCGGGAGATCAAGAAGATACTCGAAACCGTGGTGGAAGAAGAAGACAAGCGTAAACCGCTGACTGACGATAAATTGGCCAAAATCTTAAAAGAAAAAGGGTATCCCATCGCGCGCCGAACCGTCGCTAAATACCGGGAGCAACTCGATCTTCCTGTGGCCCGACTGCGTAAAAAGATCTGATGACACGATTTTTTAAGCTGCTCTCCTACCTATTCCATCCCATTTTCATGCCTGTCTTTGGTTCCCTGCTCTACTTTGGGTTGAGTCCGAGGTACATTCCCCGCGGCTTGATGTACGCCAAACTTTTTGGAATCGCGATCATGACGATCCTGGTACCCATTCTATTCTTCCTGCTGTTTAAAAACCTAAAGATTGTTTCCTCCATTTTTCTAGAAGAGGTTAGTCAGCGAAAGATCCCCTTGCTTGCGCAAATTACCCTGTTATTATTCATTTTAAGGACAGTTTTAGAGGGTTATGAATTTCCGGAGCTGCATTACTTTTTCGTGGGCATATTGTTCAGCAGTGTGCTTGCTTTGATTTTGGTTTTGATCCGTATTAAAGCCAGTCTGCACAGTGCCGGTATTTCTGGCGTACTGACCTTTATTACCGCATTGAGTATTCATTTTAATGAAAATATAATCGTTCTTCTCGCCTTGCTTGTTCTCCTTACCGGAGCGCTCATCACTGCCCGACTCTTTTTAAAAGCACACACGCCTGCGGAGATCGTTTGGGGACTTGTGGTGGGAGTTGCCCCGCAATTATTGGTAACTTACGCCTGGTTACAGTAAGTAGAAGGTAAGGCCTACTTTAAATACCCGCAATCCGATCTCTTCTCCATTGATCTGGGCTTCCGGCTTAAAGAAGTTGTTTAAACTGTAGTAGACATGAAAATTAAAGGTGTTGTAACCAAAGGTGATATTGGCGCCTACGCGAAAGGGATTATACTCCGGAATATCGGTTTGGATCACCTGATTCCCGGGCTGCTCGAAGGTAGCCTTGTAGTAAAGTGCATAGCCCAGTCGTAAACCGGCATAAATACGCCAGAACTTGTGGGAGCTCAACGTAGAAGTGCGCCAGCGGTATTCAATGGGCATTTCGATAAGTGTGGTATGAAAGCGATTGATGTCATAATTGATCACATCTTCATCGAGGATCCGAAAAATGGAGTTCTCCTGTGGATCTTCGCCCACAAAAAGATTGTAGTTATAAGCATTTAAGGAAAAGCCCAGGCCAACCCCAATCGCCTTGTTTCTCCGTTCATTAACCGGCATATCCCGCATTATACCGAAGTGCACGCTTCCGCTGAAGCCACTCTGGCTAAAATCGGAGGGTCCGTTACTCATTAAATGGATGGACAGGCCAATGTAAATTTGATCCTCCCGATAAAGCGAATCGACCACGCTGATACTGCCTTCCTCCTCTTCGGTACTCTCCTGTGCCAATGCGGGAAGACTTCCGACCGTCCAGAAAGAGATAATCAAAAAATAGGAAAGGGCTCTGAGCATATACAAATATAGGATACCCGGCAGGGTCCATAAATAAAAAACATCCGCGAAATGCGGATGTTTTTCAATAATTAGTTTAATCTAAATTCCTTAATTCTGATCCAACGGATCGCCCTGACGGGTAGTGTAATTGATCTTAAGCGCATTCACTTCACGTAATTCCTGCTTAATGTCAGAAACCAATCCCATATTGGTATCTCCATCTACCTTTAAGGCTGTTGTCAAATAAGGGATCAATTCTTCTCGTTTACTTTCGCGTTCAGCAAGAATAAACGACTGGATCTCTGAAACATCGGAGAACTTATCGTTCAA includes:
- the rpoN gene encoding RNA polymerase factor sigma-54 is translated as MLKQQLNFKLSQKLSPQQIQLMKLIQLPTQEFEQRLKQELEENPALDSGKEEIKDDFDEFSNTEDDDYGNDTIETEINVDDYLSDDEIPSYRLNANNYSADDEERQIPYASGTTFHQTLKTQLNTYRLSETEREIAEFLIGSLDESGYLRRAIDDIVDDLAFTQNVYTEAEVVERMLKIVQQLDPAGVGARSLEECLLLQLERKTPTASISLAIDILDQAFDHFSKKHYKKLISKFDITEDQLRDAIEEIENLNPKPGGSFAGNTRMVEHVVPDFTIRIVDGELELTLNGRNAPELHVSREYSNMLKGYKAAKEKSKAQKDAVLFIKQKLDAAKWFIDAIRQRQQTLFVTMSSIMNYQKEYFLTGDERNLRPMILKDIADEIDMDVSTVSRVANSKYVDTPYGTKLIKEFFSESMTNDQGEEVSTREIKKILETVVEEEDKRKPLTDDKLAKILKEKGYPIARRTVAKYREQLDLPVARLRKKI
- a CDS encoding porin family protein; translation: MLRALSYFLIISFWTVGSLPALAQESTEEEEGSISVVDSLYREDQIYIGLSIHLMSNGPSDFSQSGFSGSVHFGIMRDMPVNERRNKAIGVGLGFSLNAYNYNLFVGEDPQENSIFRILDEDVINYDINRFHTTLIEMPIEYRWRTSTLSSHKFWRIYAGLRLGYALYYKATFEQPGNQVIQTDIPEYNPFRVGANITFGYNTFNFHVYYSLNNFFKPEAQINGEEIGLRVFKVGLTFYLL